In Planktothrix sp. FACHB-1365, a single window of DNA contains:
- the nifE gene encoding nitrogenase iron-molybdenum cofactor biosynthesis protein NifE, with amino-acid sequence MKLTSAKIAELLTEKACEHNHKKDGDKKNKACKQQAQPGAAQGGCAFDGASIALVPITDVAHLVHGPIACAGNAWGSRGSLSSGSKLYKIGFTTDLSENDVIFGGEKKLYKAILEIKNRYQPAAVFVYSTCVTALIGDDLDAVCEAASTKVGIPVIPVHSPGFVGSKNLGNRIGGETLLDYVVGTAEPDYTTPYDINLIGEYNIAGEMWGVLPLFEKLGIRVLAKITGDSRYQEICTAHRAKLNVMICSKALINMARKMEEKYGIPYLEESFYGIDDMNRCLRNIAQKIGDADLQNRTEQLIAEETAKLDEQLAPYRARLKGKRVVLYTGGVKSWSIISAAKDLGMEVVATSTKKSTEEDKAKIKDLLGKDGIMLEKGNAAELLKVIDKTKADMLIAGGRNQYTALKAKIPFLDINQERHHPYSGYVGMVEMARELDEALYSPIWEQIRQPAPWELRITNYELRIADD; translated from the coding sequence ATGAAACTCACAAGCGCGAAAATTGCTGAATTGCTAACGGAAAAGGCTTGCGAACACAATCACAAAAAAGATGGCGACAAGAAGAATAAAGCGTGTAAGCAACAAGCCCAACCCGGTGCCGCCCAAGGGGGTTGTGCCTTCGATGGTGCTAGTATTGCCCTGGTTCCGATTACCGATGTGGCTCATTTAGTACATGGCCCCATTGCCTGTGCTGGGAACGCCTGGGGCAGTCGTGGCAGTTTGTCTTCCGGTTCCAAGCTTTACAAAATTGGCTTTACCACTGATTTAAGTGAGAATGATGTCATTTTTGGGGGTGAGAAAAAGCTTTATAAAGCCATTTTGGAAATTAAAAACCGTTATCAACCCGCAGCCGTTTTTGTTTATTCCACTTGTGTAACAGCCTTAATTGGTGATGACTTAGATGCGGTTTGTGAGGCGGCGAGTACAAAAGTTGGAATTCCTGTGATTCCGGTTCATTCTCCGGGTTTTGTGGGGAGTAAAAACTTAGGAAATCGGATTGGGGGAGAAACTTTATTAGACTATGTTGTCGGTACAGCCGAACCCGATTATACGACACCCTATGATATTAATTTAATCGGGGAATACAATATTGCTGGGGAAATGTGGGGCGTTCTTCCCTTATTTGAAAAGTTAGGAATTCGGGTTCTGGCTAAAATTACAGGGGATAGTCGTTACCAAGAAATCTGTACCGCCCATCGAGCCAAACTCAACGTCATGATTTGTTCTAAGGCGTTGATTAATATGGCGAGAAAAATGGAAGAAAAATATGGGATTCCCTATTTGGAAGAATCCTTTTATGGCATTGATGACATGAATCGCTGTTTGCGAAACATTGCTCAAAAAATTGGGGACGCAGACTTACAAAACCGCACCGAACAATTAATTGCTGAGGAAACAGCCAAGTTAGATGAACAACTGGCGCCTTATCGAGCTCGTTTAAAAGGAAAACGAGTCGTTCTGTACACAGGAGGGGTTAAAAGTTGGTCGATTATTTCCGCCGCTAAAGATTTAGGAATGGAAGTTGTCGCCACCAGCACGAAGAAAAGTACGGAAGAAGATAAGGCAAAAATTAAAGATTTGCTGGGCAAAGATGGCATCATGTTGGAAAAAGGAAATGCGGCTGAATTACTGAAAGTAATTGACAAAACAAAAGCAGATATGTTAATTGCAGGGGGACGAAATCAATACACTGCTTTAAAAGCCAAAATTCCCTTTTTAGATATTAACCAAGAACGCCATCATCCCTATTCCGGTTATGTGGGAATGGTGGAAATGGCAAGGGAATTAGACGAAGCTTTATATAGCCCCATTTGGGAACAAATTCGTCAACCCGCCCCTTGGGAATTACGAATTACGAATTACGAATTACGAATAGCTGATGACTGA
- the nifN gene encoding nitrogenase iron-molybdenum cofactor biosynthesis protein NifN, whose product MATVISPKKPVAVNPLKQSQPLGAALAFLGLKGTMPLLHGSQGCTAFAKVLLVRHFREAIPLSTTAMTEVSTILGGEENVEIAILTLLEKAKPDIIGLCTTGLTETRGDDMQGILRTVKQEHPELKDFPIVFVSTPDFKGALQDGYAATVESIIREIPVAGETQKNQVTLLVSSAFTPGDVEEIKEIVTAFGFDAIAVPDLSTSLEGHLSDGGYTATTTGGTTLTNLKRIGSSNFTLALGESMRGAAEILHQRFGTEYQVFPRLTGLKAVDEFLMKLSQLSSSPVPEKYCRQRRQLQDAMLDTHFYFGRKRVCLALEPDLLYSTSLFLQEMGAEIQAAITTTQSPLLDKIPVESVIIGDLEDLENLAIASDLLISNSNAKGVSEKLHIPLYRLGIPIFDRLGNGYFSTVGYRGSKEFLFNLGNLLLEQEENSHHSLGFDPP is encoded by the coding sequence ATGGCTACTGTAATTTCCCCTAAAAAACCGGTTGCGGTGAATCCGCTTAAACAATCTCAACCTTTGGGTGCAGCGTTAGCATTTTTAGGTTTAAAAGGAACAATGCCTTTGTTGCATGGTTCCCAAGGTTGTACCGCCTTTGCTAAAGTTTTGCTGGTGCGACATTTCCGAGAAGCGATTCCGTTAAGTACAACGGCAATGACGGAAGTAAGTACAATTTTAGGCGGAGAAGAAAATGTTGAAATTGCCATTTTAACGCTCTTAGAAAAGGCAAAACCAGACATTATTGGACTCTGTACAACCGGGTTAACAGAAACACGGGGGGATGATATGCAGGGCATCCTCAGAACCGTGAAACAAGAACATCCTGAATTAAAAGATTTTCCGATTGTTTTTGTTTCAACACCGGATTTTAAAGGGGCATTACAAGATGGTTATGCGGCTACAGTAGAAAGTATTATTCGGGAAATTCCGGTAGCAGGAGAAACTCAAAAAAATCAAGTCACGCTATTAGTGAGTTCTGCTTTTACACCCGGAGATGTTGAGGAAATTAAAGAAATTGTTACTGCTTTTGGATTTGATGCGATCGCTGTTCCTGACCTCTCAACATCTTTAGAGGGTCACTTATCAGATGGAGGCTATACTGCAACGACAACGGGGGGGACAACTTTAACGAATTTAAAACGGATTGGTTCCTCGAATTTTACCCTGGCTTTGGGAGAAAGTATGCGGGGGGCGGCGGAGATTTTACATCAACGTTTTGGGACTGAATATCAGGTATTTCCTCGGCTTACGGGATTAAAAGCGGTTGATGAATTTTTAATGAAATTATCTCAGTTGAGTTCATCTCCGGTTCCTGAAAAATATTGTCGTCAACGTCGCCAATTACAGGATGCCATGTTAGACACTCACTTCTATTTTGGTCGGAAGCGAGTTTGTTTAGCCCTTGAACCGGATTTACTGTATTCAACGAGTCTTTTTTTACAGGAAATGGGGGCAGAAATTCAAGCGGCAATTACCACAACTCAATCCCCGTTACTTGACAAAATTCCCGTTGAATCTGTTATAATTGGTGACTTAGAAGACCTAGAAAATTTAGCGATCGCTTCTGATTTATTAATCTCTAATTCTAATGCGAAAGGTGTGAGTGAAAAACTACACATTCCCCTTTATCGGCTAGGAATTCCCATCTTTGATCGCTTAGGAAATGGTTACTTTTCAACCGTAGGTTATCGGGGAAGTAAAGAATTTTTATTCAATTTAGGGAATCTGCTTCTGGAACAGGAAGAAAACAGCCATCATTCGTTGGGGTTTGATCCCCCCTAA
- the nifU gene encoding Fe-S cluster assembly protein NifU, whose product MWDYTEKVMDLFYNPQHQGTIEDCNEPGLKIVTGEVGSIACGDALRLHLKIDEQTDKILDARFQTFGCASAIASSSALTEIIIGMTVDQALNLTNREIAEYLGGLPEEKMHCSVMGQEALEAAIFSYKGIPLANHEEDESAMVCRCFGISETRIKKVIHENKLTDAEQVTNYIKAGGGCTSCLADIDDLIAAVWQNPDFEAPVTPEISPQPLLTNLQKITLIQQVIDSEIKPFLALDGGDVALYDVEGDKVKVILQGACGSCSSSLVTLKVAIEGKLRERVLPTLVVEAVNPY is encoded by the coding sequence ATGTGGGACTATACAGAAAAAGTCATGGATCTCTTCTATAATCCCCAACATCAGGGAACCATAGAAGATTGCAACGAACCTGGATTAAAAATTGTCACTGGAGAAGTTGGAAGTATTGCTTGCGGAGATGCCCTCAGACTTCATCTCAAAATTGATGAACAGACCGATAAAATTTTAGACGCTCGCTTTCAAACCTTTGGTTGTGCTAGTGCGATCGCTTCTTCTTCCGCCTTAACTGAAATTATTATTGGTATGACCGTTGATCAAGCGTTAAACCTCACAAACCGTGAAATTGCTGAATATCTCGGAGGTTTACCCGAAGAAAAAATGCACTGTTCTGTTATGGGACAAGAAGCCTTAGAAGCGGCGATTTTCTCCTACAAAGGCATCCCTCTAGCTAATCATGAAGAAGATGAAAGTGCTATGGTGTGCCGCTGTTTCGGAATCAGCGAAACCCGGATTAAAAAAGTGATTCATGAAAACAAACTCACCGACGCCGAACAAGTAACGAATTACATTAAAGCGGGGGGCGGGTGTACCTCTTGTCTAGCCGACATTGATGATTTAATTGCTGCGGTTTGGCAAAACCCTGATTTTGAAGCTCCAGTTACCCCAGAAATCAGCCCTCAACCCCTGCTGACGAATTTACAAAAAATCACCTTAATTCAACAGGTGATAGATAGCGAAATTAAACCTTTCCTCGCCTTAGATGGCGGTGATGTCGCCCTATACGACGTTGAGGGAGACAAAGTAAAAGTCATTCTGCAAGGGGCCTGTGGTTCCTGTTCCAGCAGTTTAGTCACTCTGAAAGTTGCCATTGAAGGCAAGTTAAGAGAGCGTGTGCTACCGACTTTAGTGGTCGAAGCTGTTAACCCTTATTAA
- a CDS encoding CCE_0567 family metalloprotein has protein sequence MVQADLTLDELKTKIKRLNSQGGQLKMELHDLAEGLPTDFENIMEVAGRTYQLYRELDNLKKQLKARESQ, from the coding sequence ATGGTTCAAGCTGATTTAACCCTTGACGAATTAAAGACAAAAATTAAGCGTCTTAATAGTCAAGGTGGACAATTAAAAATGGAACTTCATGATTTAGCTGAAGGATTGCCAACGGATTTCGAGAATATTATGGAAGTTGCGGGCAGAACCTATCAACTTTATCGAGAGTTAGACAATCTCAAAAAGCAGCTAAAAGCACGGGAATCTCAATAG
- a CDS encoding Mo-dependent nitrogenase C-terminal domain-containing protein: MTGGGTFDGWGNPTPTRQLSTDNRQRFGAMITFSLHKKLDILWPLRQWIDGLEICDRNFAHLICQLIPGQCPFERNITLLLGWTLHIPPLCKLNPLYDEFVALRFRALTYLADVCGEQAS, from the coding sequence TTGACGGGTGGGGGAACCTTTGATGGGTGGGGAAACCCCACCCCTACCCGTCAACTGTCAACAGACAACAGACAACGGTTCGGTGCTATGATTACTTTCTCCCTTCATAAGAAACTGGATATCCTCTGGCCGTTGCGTCAATGGATAGATGGATTAGAAATTTGCGATCGCAACTTCGCCCACCTGATCTGTCAACTGATCCCCGGTCAATGCCCCTTTGAACGAAACATCACGTTATTACTCGGATGGACGTTACACATCCCTCCCCTGTGTAAGCTCAACCCTTTATACGATGAATTCGTTGCCCTGCGGTTCCGCGCCCTCACCTACCTCGCTGATGTTTGTGGCGAACAAGCCAGTTAA
- the nifK gene encoding nitrogenase molybdenum-iron protein subunit beta — translation MAQNVENIKDHATLFQEQEYQELFTNKKEFEGGHDPDEVARIAEWTKSWEYRDKNFAREALTVNPAKACQPLGAILAAVGFESTLPFVHGSQGCVAYFRSHFTRHFKEPFSAVSSSMTEDAAVFGGLNNMIDGLANAYALYKPKMIALCTTCMAEVIGDDLGAFISNSKEAGSVPKDFPVPYAHTPSFVGSHITGYDNMMKGILTNLTAGQKKETTNGKVNLIPGFETYIGNLREVKRMASLMGANYTLLGDNSDYLDSPNDGEYRMYQGGTKLDDAADAINAEATIALQAYSTSKTRDYITKEWGQKTSVSRPVGIRGTDEFLMALSELTGNPIPQELELERGRAVDAITDSQSWIHGKRIALYGDPDLVYGLVSFLLELGAEPVHIVVSNSNPEFEAELKALLDSSPYGKEATIWGGKDLWHMRSLLFTEPVDLLIGNSYGKYLWRDTKTPFVRIGYPIFDRHHLHRYATFGYQGTINLLNWIVNTLLDELDRNTIIPSKTDISYDLIR, via the coding sequence ATGGCTCAGAATGTAGAGAATATTAAAGATCACGCAACACTGTTCCAAGAACAAGAATATCAGGAACTTTTCACCAATAAGAAAGAATTTGAAGGCGGACACGACCCGGATGAAGTCGCCCGGATTGCTGAGTGGACGAAATCTTGGGAATATCGGGATAAAAACTTTGCCCGTGAAGCCTTAACTGTTAACCCCGCGAAAGCTTGCCAACCGTTAGGTGCGATTTTAGCCGCCGTAGGTTTTGAGTCTACCCTGCCCTTTGTTCATGGTTCTCAAGGGTGTGTGGCTTACTTCCGCAGCCACTTCACTCGCCACTTTAAAGAACCCTTCTCGGCGGTTTCCTCTTCCATGACTGAAGATGCTGCGGTGTTTGGTGGACTCAACAACATGATTGATGGGTTGGCGAACGCCTACGCCCTGTATAAACCGAAAATGATTGCCCTCTGTACCACTTGTATGGCTGAGGTCATTGGGGATGACTTAGGGGCGTTTATTTCCAACTCCAAGGAAGCGGGTTCTGTTCCTAAAGACTTCCCGGTTCCTTATGCCCATACTCCTAGCTTTGTCGGTTCCCATATCACGGGTTACGACAACATGATGAAAGGGATTCTGACTAACTTAACCGCAGGTCAGAAGAAAGAAACCACCAATGGCAAAGTTAACTTAATCCCTGGTTTTGAAACCTATATTGGCAACCTGCGGGAAGTTAAACGGATGGCGTCTTTAATGGGGGCAAACTATACCCTGTTGGGAGATAACTCCGATTATCTCGACTCACCCAATGATGGGGAATATCGGATGTATCAAGGGGGAACTAAATTAGACGATGCGGCTGATGCTATTAATGCAGAAGCAACGATCGCCTTACAAGCTTATTCCACCTCAAAAACACGGGATTATATTACTAAAGAATGGGGACAAAAAACCTCTGTTTCCCGTCCTGTTGGAATTCGGGGAACTGATGAATTCTTGATGGCTTTATCTGAACTGACGGGTAATCCTATCCCCCAAGAATTGGAACTTGAACGGGGACGGGCAGTAGACGCGATTACTGATTCTCAATCTTGGATTCATGGTAAACGCATTGCCCTATATGGTGATCCCGATTTAGTTTATGGTTTAGTGAGTTTCTTGTTAGAGTTAGGGGCTGAACCAGTACATATTGTGGTTAGCAACAGCAACCCAGAATTTGAAGCTGAGTTAAAAGCGTTGTTAGATTCTAGTCCCTACGGTAAAGAAGCGACGATCTGGGGAGGTAAAGATTTATGGCATATGCGATCGCTCCTCTTCACCGAACCTGTTGATTTGCTGATTGGCAACTCCTACGGGAAATATCTATGGCGTGATACTAAAACCCCCTTCGTCCGCATTGGTTATCCGATCTTTGATCGCCATCACCTCCATCGGTATGCTACTTTTGGCTACCAAGGTACGATCAACCTCTTAAATTGGATTGTCAATACCCTCCTTGACGAACTCGATCGCAACACGATTATCCCTTCCAAAACTGATATCTCTTACGACTTGATTCGTTAA
- the nifW gene encoding nitrogenase-stabilizing/protective protein NifW, translated as MTQALSDFKKLMDAEEYFQFFQLPFDEQIVNVNRLHILKKFSQLVAKIDAAFPDIEPEEKLNQYREALQQAYSVFLTSTAVEQKLFKVFNEKPKNVVLLSEIESD; from the coding sequence ATGACCCAAGCCTTATCTGACTTTAAAAAGTTAATGGATGCAGAAGAATATTTCCAATTCTTCCAACTCCCCTTTGACGAGCAAATTGTCAATGTTAACCGTCTTCATATCTTGAAGAAATTCTCTCAATTAGTGGCTAAAATTGATGCAGCTTTTCCCGATATCGAACCTGAAGAAAAACTCAATCAGTATCGTGAAGCATTGCAACAAGCCTACAGCGTATTTTTAACTTCAACCGCAGTGGAGCAAAAACTCTTCAAGGTTTTCAACGAAAAGCCAAAAAATGTAGTTTTACTCTCAGAAATTGAGTCAGATTAA
- the nifH gene encoding nitrogenase iron protein, with the protein MSDKIRQIAFYGKGGIGKSTTSQNTIAALAEMKKRIMIVGCDPKADSTRLMLHSKAQTTILHLAAERGAVEDLELDEVLLTGWGGVRCVESGGPEPGVGCAGRGIITAINFLEENGAYEDLDYVSYDVLGDVVCGGFAMPIREGKAQEIYIVTSGEMMAMYAANNISRGILKYAHSGGVRLGGLICNSRKVDKEIELIEALAEKLGTQMIHFVPRDNVVQHAELRRMTVIEYSSDHPQADEYRALAKKIDENTKLTIPTPLSMDELEELLVEFGILGDDKEYEHLVGKTAKEVAAV; encoded by the coding sequence ATGAGCGACAAAATCAGACAAATCGCATTCTACGGTAAAGGCGGTATCGGTAAATCCACCACCTCCCAAAACACGATCGCAGCGTTAGCAGAAATGAAAAAACGCATCATGATCGTAGGTTGTGACCCCAAAGCAGACTCGACCCGCTTAATGCTGCACAGCAAAGCCCAAACCACGATTCTCCACCTAGCAGCCGAACGCGGTGCGGTTGAAGACTTGGAACTGGATGAAGTGTTGTTAACTGGATGGGGTGGTGTTCGTTGCGTGGAATCCGGTGGCCCAGAACCTGGTGTCGGTTGCGCTGGACGAGGAATTATTACCGCCATTAACTTCCTTGAAGAAAATGGTGCCTATGAAGATTTAGATTATGTCAGCTATGACGTATTAGGGGACGTTGTATGCGGTGGTTTCGCCATGCCCATTCGGGAAGGCAAAGCCCAAGAAATTTACATTGTTACCTCCGGTGAAATGATGGCGATGTATGCCGCCAATAACATTTCTCGCGGGATTCTCAAATACGCTCACTCCGGTGGTGTCCGCCTCGGTGGTTTAATCTGCAACAGCCGTAAAGTTGATAAAGAAATCGAACTGATTGAAGCTTTAGCGGAAAAACTCGGCACACAAATGATCCACTTTGTTCCTCGTGATAATGTGGTACAACACGCCGAACTGCGCCGGATGACGGTGATCGAATATAGCTCTGATCATCCTCAAGCCGATGAATACCGCGCCTTAGCGAAGAAAATCGACGAAAATACCAAACTCACCATTCCTACCCCCTTATCGATGGATGAGTTAGAAGAATTACTGGTCGAGTTTGGTATTCTGGGCGACGACAAAGAATACGAGCATCTCGTTGGCAAAACAGCCAAAGAAGTTGCAGCCGTCTAA
- a CDS encoding NifX-associated nitrogen fixation protein — protein MTTETIISITNTPFLKELVRQIRAQDSMGVYRSWSDELILKPLILTKEQKRKISVEGDVEPITQLRITAFYRAIATLVEQETGLLCQVVINLSHEGFGWALVFSGHLLVVSKTLRDAQRFGYESMEKLAAEGEKLTKSAVELATKYREVTNA, from the coding sequence ATGACAACAGAAACCATCATATCCATCACAAACACTCCATTTTTGAAAGAATTAGTTCGCCAAATTCGAGCTCAAGATAGTATGGGTGTTTATCGGAGTTGGTCAGATGAATTAATTCTGAAACCCTTAATCTTAACGAAAGAACAAAAACGTAAAATTTCTGTAGAAGGGGATGTGGAACCCATCACCCAATTAAGAATTACTGCGTTTTATCGAGCGATTGCAACTTTAGTAGAACAAGAAACTGGATTATTATGCCAAGTTGTGATTAACTTAAGCCATGAAGGATTCGGTTGGGCATTAGTATTTTCCGGTCATCTTTTAGTCGTTTCTAAAACCCTCAGAGATGCTCAACGTTTTGGCTATGAATCTATGGAAAAATTAGCAGCAGAAGGCGAAAAATTGACAAAATCTGCTGTTGAATTAGCGACTAAATATCGAGAAGTCACTAACGCTTGA
- the nifD gene encoding nitrogenase molybdenum-iron protein alpha chain, producing the protein MTPPETITYPETATEVTTEATVDVETGHGTSVPVDTKALIQEVLDSYPEKSRKKREKHLNVYEEGKSDCGVKSNIKSLPGVMTTRGCAYAGSKGVVWGPIKDMIHISHGPVGCGYYSWSGRRNYYIGTTGIDTFGTMQFTSDFQERDIVFGGDKKLSKLIDELEELFPLNRGISIQSECPIGLIGDDIEAVARKKSKDTGKTVVPVRCEGFRGVSQSLGHHIANDTIRDWVFPKADKAQKDGTLAFEPGPYDVAIIGDYNIGGDAWSSRILLEEIGLRVVAQWSGDGTLQEMMLTPQVKLNLIHCYRSMNYISRHMEEAYGIPWLEYNFFGPTEIAASLRAIAAKFDETIQAKAEEVIARYQAQADAIIEKFGPRLQGKKVALMVGGLRPRHVVPAFKDLGMEIISTGYEFGHNDDYKRTTHYVEGGTLIYDDVTGYEFEEFVKALKPDLVASGIKEKYVFQKMALPFRQMHSWDYSGPYHGYDGFAIFARDMDLALNSPTWDLVKAPWKK; encoded by the coding sequence ATGACACCTCCAGAAACCATTACCTATCCAGAAACCGCCACTGAAGTCACAACTGAGGCAACGGTTGATGTAGAGACGGGCCATGGCACGTCTGTACCAGTTGATACAAAAGCACTGATTCAAGAAGTCCTAGATTCCTATCCCGAAAAAAGCCGTAAAAAACGGGAAAAACACCTCAATGTCTATGAAGAAGGTAAATCGGATTGTGGTGTGAAGTCCAATATTAAATCTCTTCCCGGTGTGATGACCACTAGAGGCTGCGCCTACGCCGGATCGAAAGGGGTGGTCTGGGGGCCGATCAAAGACATGATTCATATTAGTCATGGCCCCGTTGGTTGCGGTTATTACTCTTGGTCAGGTCGTCGCAACTACTACATCGGGACAACGGGTATCGACACCTTTGGCACGATGCAATTCACCTCAGATTTCCAAGAACGGGATATCGTTTTTGGGGGTGATAAAAAACTTTCTAAGCTGATTGATGAACTTGAAGAACTGTTTCCCTTAAATCGGGGGATTAGTATTCAATCTGAATGCCCCATCGGGTTAATTGGGGATGATATTGAGGCCGTCGCCCGGAAGAAATCGAAAGATACTGGTAAAACCGTTGTTCCGGTACGGTGTGAAGGATTCCGGGGTGTATCTCAATCCCTCGGACACCACATCGCCAACGACACCATCCGTGACTGGGTATTCCCGAAAGCCGATAAAGCCCAAAAAGACGGCACACTCGCCTTTGAACCTGGCCCTTATGATGTGGCAATTATTGGGGACTATAACATCGGGGGTGATGCTTGGTCGAGCCGGATTTTATTAGAAGAAATTGGCTTGCGGGTTGTAGCTCAGTGGTCTGGAGATGGCACACTGCAAGAAATGATGCTCACCCCTCAAGTGAAGCTGAATCTGATTCACTGCTATCGGTCAATGAACTATATCAGCCGTCACATGGAGGAAGCTTACGGAATCCCCTGGTTAGAATATAACTTCTTTGGCCCTACGGAAATTGCTGCCTCCTTACGAGCCATTGCCGCTAAATTTGACGAAACTATCCAAGCGAAAGCGGAAGAAGTCATTGCCCGTTATCAAGCCCAAGCGGATGCCATTATTGAGAAATTCGGCCCCCGTCTGCAAGGGAAGAAAGTGGCTCTGATGGTCGGAGGCTTGCGTCCTCGCCACGTTGTTCCTGCCTTCAAAGATCTGGGGATGGAAATCATCTCTACGGGTTATGAGTTTGGTCATAATGACGACTACAAACGCACCACCCACTATGTCGAAGGTGGCACACTGATCTATGACGACGTAACGGGTTATGAATTTGAGGAATTTGTCAAAGCCTTAAAACCTGACCTCGTAGCCTCTGGAATTAAAGAAAAATATGTCTTCCAGAAAATGGCACTGCCTTTCCGTCAAATGCACTCCTGGGATTACTCTGGCCCCTATCACGGTTATGATGGTTTCGCCATCTTCGCCCGTGACATGGACTTAGCCCTGAATAGCCCCACCTGGGATTTAGTCAAAGCGCCTTGGAAGAAATAA
- the nifX gene encoding nitrogen fixation protein NifX encodes MKIAFATNDSVHINAHFGWAKQLAVYEVSTEGYEFVNTLTFDGDLKEDGNEDKLVPKLEALSDCTIVYVSAIGGSAAARLIRKKVTPVKARSEEDLITDILNKLVQTLKGNPPPWLRKALQQKEKTFEDFEEE; translated from the coding sequence ATGAAAATTGCCTTTGCTACCAATGATTCTGTTCATATTAATGCTCATTTTGGTTGGGCAAAACAATTGGCAGTTTATGAGGTTTCCACAGAAGGATATGAATTTGTTAATACTTTAACCTTTGATGGCGACCTCAAAGAGGATGGTAATGAGGATAAATTAGTTCCTAAATTAGAAGCTTTATCGGATTGTACAATTGTTTATGTTTCTGCGATCGGAGGCAGTGCCGCAGCGCGATTAATTCGCAAAAAAGTTACACCCGTAAAAGCCAGAAGTGAAGAAGATTTAATTACCGATATCCTCAATAAATTAGTCCAAACTTTAAAGGGTAATCCTCCCCCTTGGTTGCGAAAAGCACTCCAACAAAAGGAAAAAACATTTGAGGATTTCGAGGAGGAATAA
- a CDS encoding HesA/MoeB/ThiF family protein, which yields MFSLTPTELERYQRQIMLPGFGEEAQNKLRTSTVLVTGVGGLGGTAALYLAVAGIGRLILVRGGNLRRDDMNRQVLMTEDWVGKPRIEKAKETLTAINPDVEIEAIPEYVTASNVDSLVLQADITLDCAHNFVERDLLNAACVRWQKPMVEAAMNGMEAYLTTIIPGKTPCLSCLFPEKPEWDKRGFGVLGAVSGTLACLTALEAIKVITGLGQPLFSHLLMMDLGTLNFSKLHTYHDRHCPVCGTQK from the coding sequence ATGTTCAGCCTAACACCCACTGAGTTAGAACGTTATCAACGCCAAATCATGCTTCCCGGTTTTGGGGAAGAAGCCCAAAATAAACTTCGTACCAGCACTGTTTTAGTGACAGGTGTGGGAGGGTTAGGAGGAACAGCAGCCCTTTATTTAGCAGTTGCAGGAATTGGACGGTTAATATTAGTTAGAGGTGGTAATTTACGCCGAGATGATATGAACCGCCAAGTTTTGATGACAGAAGATTGGGTGGGGAAACCTCGAATTGAGAAAGCGAAAGAAACCCTGACTGCAATTAACCCGGATGTGGAAATTGAGGCTATTCCTGAATATGTAACAGCATCTAATGTTGATTCGTTAGTGTTACAAGCTGATATCACCTTAGACTGTGCCCATAACTTTGTAGAACGGGATTTATTAAATGCAGCTTGTGTCCGTTGGCAAAAGCCTATGGTGGAAGCAGCCATGAACGGGATGGAAGCATATTTAACAACAATTATTCCCGGTAAAACCCCTTGCTTATCTTGTTTATTTCCTGAAAAACCGGAATGGGATAAACGGGGTTTTGGGGTGTTAGGTGCGGTTTCTGGAACCCTTGCTTGTTTAACTGCATTAGAAGCAATTAAGGTGATTACAGGGCTTGGACAACCCTTATTTTCTCACCTGTTAATGATGGATTTAGGGACTTTGAATTTCTCTAAACTTCACACCTATCATGATCGCCATTGTCCGGTTTGTGGCACACAAAAATAG